The Paenibacillus uliginis N3/975 genome has a window encoding:
- a CDS encoding NupC/NupG family nucleoside CNT transporter, producing MQFIWGVLGILGIFLIAVAFSKNRKAINPRTVIGAFAIQFIFALIVLKWEFGKKILEYLAAVVQSIIDSTNAGIQFLFGGILGAENAGFTFALQVLPIIIFFSSLISVLYYLGIMQWATKIIGGFLAKVLKTSETESMSAAANIFLGPTEAPLVIKPYIEKMTKSELFAVMVGGLACVSGSVLGGYAMLGVPIEYLLAAAFMGAPGGLLMAKLLVPETEHQIRVDRVEMIKDTESRNVIDSAARGASEGLKMAAGVGALLLAFISLIFLVNTIIGWFGGIFGLEALTLEQILGYLFAPIAFMIGVPWDEALQAGSFIGQKFVLNEFVAYTSFAPEIANLSPKTAVIISFALCGFANLAAIALIIGGLGGIAPSRRQDIAEMGLRAVIAATLANLLSAAIAGMLI from the coding sequence ATGCAATTCATTTGGGGAGTTCTAGGCATCTTAGGCATTTTTTTAATAGCCGTTGCGTTTTCGAAAAACCGTAAGGCGATCAATCCGAGAACGGTCATTGGCGCGTTTGCGATTCAGTTCATTTTTGCATTGATCGTATTAAAATGGGAATTTGGTAAAAAAATTCTCGAATACTTGGCAGCCGTCGTTCAAAGCATCATAGATTCTACAAATGCAGGAATTCAGTTCTTGTTTGGCGGGATACTAGGTGCAGAAAATGCAGGCTTCACGTTCGCTTTACAAGTATTGCCGATTATTATCTTCTTCTCTTCCTTAATATCGGTTCTTTACTATCTTGGAATTATGCAGTGGGCTACGAAAATTATTGGTGGATTTTTAGCAAAGGTGCTCAAAACGAGTGAAACGGAATCCATGTCAGCGGCTGCGAATATTTTCCTAGGTCCGACAGAAGCGCCACTTGTCATCAAGCCTTACATCGAGAAAATGACCAAGTCAGAGTTGTTTGCTGTTATGGTAGGCGGACTGGCGTGCGTTTCTGGTTCTGTTCTAGGTGGATACGCTATGCTTGGTGTTCCTATTGAATATTTGCTTGCAGCAGCATTCATGGGAGCTCCGGGTGGTTTGCTAATGGCTAAATTATTGGTTCCTGAAACAGAGCATCAAATTAGAGTTGATCGTGTTGAAATGATTAAAGACACGGAGTCCAGAAATGTCATCGATTCCGCTGCTCGCGGGGCTTCGGAAGGGCTAAAAATGGCTGCCGGTGTTGGTGCACTGCTGCTGGCGTTTATATCGCTTATCTTCTTAGTAAACACGATTATTGGCTGGTTTGGCGGCATATTTGGTTTAGAAGCGCTGACGCTGGAGCAAATTTTAGGCTATCTGTTTGCGCCGATTGCCTTTATGATCGGTGTTCCATGGGATGAAGCCCTACAAGCTGGATCTTTCATCGGTCAAAAGTTTGTGCTAAACGAATTTGTAGCGTACACTTCTTTTGCACCTGAGATTGCTAATTTGTCTCCAAAAACCGCCGTAATTATTAGTTTTGCACTTTGCGGCTTTGCCAATCTAGCTGCGATTGCACTGATCATTGGAGGTTTGGGCGGGATTGCTCCTTCAAGAAGACAAGATATCGCTGAGATGGGCTTACGTGCGGTTATTGCAGCAACATTAGCTAACCTATTGAGCGCAGCTATTGCCGGGATGCTCATTTAG
- a CDS encoding nucleoside hydrolase, translating into MSDKKRVIIDTDTAGDDTIAILTALHYFQVEGIMMTGGNVQFDQQVENALYTVQVAGKSGQVPVYKGHERPLMGLGQKEHRTVEDVHGKDGMGDSFFEKAIQSPEKGHAVDFLIDAVHKNPGEIHLIAIAPLTNIAMAIKKDPTIVPQIPHLYIMGGTNNALGNITPSAEYNFYVDPEAAKIVLHSGIPITMVGWEMCTEYSIMDDNDHAEIEALATKGAKFFKDVNKVVMRFNKTVHRLNGTTHPDTLLAAVAADEKIMTKSNLYHVDIETVGELTRGYSLVDINHRLERTRNVRVCEAIDRNAFKEMLFEVLKSIN; encoded by the coding sequence ATTATGATGACGGGTGGTAATGTCCAGTTCGATCAACAGGTTGAAAATGCACTTTACACCGTTCAAGTAGCTGGGAAAAGTGGACAAGTTCCTGTTTATAAAGGGCATGAGCGCCCATTGATGGGTCTAGGTCAAAAAGAGCATCGTACGGTTGAGGATGTGCATGGTAAGGATGGAATGGGGGATTCGTTTTTTGAAAAAGCGATTCAGTCTCCTGAAAAAGGACATGCCGTCGATTTTCTTATTGATGCCGTTCACAAAAATCCTGGAGAGATCCATCTAATAGCGATTGCGCCGTTAACGAATATTGCAATGGCGATTAAGAAGGACCCGACCATTGTACCCCAAATACCGCATCTTTATATTATGGGCGGCACGAACAATGCGCTAGGAAATATTACGCCGAGTGCGGAGTACAATTTCTACGTTGATCCTGAAGCAGCTAAAATTGTCCTTCATTCGGGCATTCCAATCACCATGGTTGGTTGGGAAATGTGTACAGAGTATTCCATTATGGATGATAACGATCATGCAGAGATCGAAGCTCTGGCGACAAAAGGCGCGAAGTTTTTCAAAGATGTCAACAAAGTCGTTATGAGATTTAATAAAACGGTACATAGACTAAATGGCACAACACATCCAGATACGTTGCTCGCAGCAGTAGCAGCGGATGAGAAGATTATGACGAAGTCTAATCTATATCACGTTGATATTGAGACCGTTGGCGAGCTGACAAGAGGCTATAGCCTTGTAGATATTAACCATCGTTTGGAACGCACTCGCAATGTTCGCGTCTGTGAAGCGATTGATCGCAATGCTTTTAAAGAGATGCTATTTGAAGTATTGAAATCTATTAACTAA